One stretch of Bacillota bacterium DNA includes these proteins:
- a CDS encoding ABC transporter ATP-binding protein yields the protein MGETEINALDQVDLTIERGEFISVMGPSGSGKSTLLNILGVLDQPTFGAYLLEDVDITDLSDRELARIRNRHFGFIFQSYNLFPELSALENVMVPLAYAKRPKAERLSRAQELLDMVGMSHRLKHFPNQLSGGEQQRVAIARALANNPTLLLADEPTGNLASDQGQEIMELLCRLNEQGTTIVIVTHDPNVSTYGKRLVRLQDGRIISDELLQTSDSVQGGSGS from the coding sequence ATGGGTGAAACCGAAATTAACGCACTGGATCAAGTTGATTTAACTATTGAGCGTGGTGAGTTCATCTCTGTTATGGGTCCATCTGGCTCGGGTAAATCGACCCTGCTGAACATCTTGGGGGTTTTGGATCAGCCCACTTTTGGCGCATATCTGCTGGAAGATGTGGACATTACCGATTTAAGTGATCGGGAGCTGGCCAGAATCCGCAACCGCCACTTTGGCTTTATTTTCCAAAGCTATAACCTATTTCCTGAACTCAGCGCTTTAGAAAATGTGATGGTGCCTCTGGCATATGCCAAACGTCCTAAAGCTGAGCGACTCAGCCGCGCACAGGAACTTTTGGATATGGTAGGCATGTCCCACCGCCTCAAGCATTTTCCTAATCAGCTCTCCGGTGGTGAACAGCAGCGGGTAGCAATTGCCCGAGCGCTAGCCAACAATCCCACACTGCTGCTGGCCGACGAACCGACCGGAAACCTGGCCAGCGACCAAGGCCAGGAGATCATGGAACTGTTATGCAGATTAAATGAACAGGGAACCACGATTGTCATCGTTACCCATGATCCTAATGTCAGCACTTACGGCAAGCGGCTGGTGCGGCTGCAAGACGGCAGGATTATTTCAGATGAACTGCTGCAGACATCCGATTCAGTTCAAGGGGGGTCAGGTTCATGA
- a CDS encoding TolC family protein: protein MNKRFTYLGLVIIGVMLVGAAAAADTPVIEISLEQALTQALEQNLDFSLIKIDLEQAKKELERALFIGDAEMIETAQTKLEEQEQKYTDAEQNLITKVRSAYYELLQQEASVENQEKALTRAQTQLDIDQAKFDAGVISTIDLQRSKNSLLNAENSYQSAIITLETKYMEFNSLLGLDLNTRIILTDRINVDFVPFELELDEAFALALESDQTIVSAKEALVQAIDKVKAADNEFTPRVELEKALVEQEKAEIRLQQAESALYFRIRGEYYQIKNAAESVNAKERDLHLERQILQAEETKYAAGVISNQAVVAQQEKLAQAEDAYTQALWSYSQLRHQFLIGIGLDPTSVGGAGDEA from the coding sequence ATGAACAAACGGTTTACTTACTTAGGACTCGTGATAATAGGAGTAATGCTGGTAGGAGCTGCCGCAGCAGCGGACACACCGGTAATCGAAATCAGTCTTGAACAAGCTCTTACCCAAGCACTCGAACAGAACTTAGATTTTTCTCTGATCAAAATCGATCTTGAGCAGGCGAAAAAAGAGCTGGAGCGGGCTCTGTTCATAGGTGATGCGGAAATGATTGAAACTGCCCAAACAAAGCTCGAAGAGCAGGAACAGAAGTACACCGATGCAGAGCAGAATTTAATTACCAAAGTCAGAAGCGCTTATTACGAGCTTCTACAGCAGGAAGCAAGTGTGGAAAACCAGGAAAAAGCCCTCACTCGCGCCCAGACCCAACTGGATATCGATCAGGCTAAATTTGATGCTGGAGTAATCTCCACAATTGATCTCCAGCGGTCGAAAAACAGCCTACTCAATGCGGAAAACTCCTATCAGTCTGCCATAATCACCTTGGAAACAAAATACATGGAATTTAATTCTCTGCTCGGGTTGGATCTTAACACCCGCATAATCCTGACAGACAGAATCAATGTTGATTTTGTTCCCTTTGAACTGGAACTCGATGAAGCCTTTGCACTGGCTTTAGAAAGCGACCAAACCATCGTGTCGGCCAAGGAGGCTCTCGTTCAAGCAATAGATAAGGTTAAAGCTGCAGATAACGAGTTTACTCCCCGCGTAGAACTAGAAAAAGCCCTAGTTGAGCAGGAAAAAGCAGAGATTCGTCTCCAGCAAGCTGAGTCTGCTCTGTATTTCCGGATCCGCGGTGAGTACTACCAAATCAAGAACGCAGCTGAAAGTGTCAATGCAAAAGAGCGGGACCTTCATTTAGAGAGGCAGATTCTCCAAGCTGAAGAAACAAAATACGCAGCTGGTGTAATCAGCAATCAAGCAGTTGTTGCCCAACAGGAAAAACTGGCTCAGGCAGAGGACGCCTACACCCAAGCTCTGTGGAGCTACAGCCAACTGCGGCACCAATTTTTGATCGGCATTGGACTAGACCCGACATCAGTCGGAGGTGCCGGAGATGAAGCCTAG
- a CDS encoding TolC family protein has protein sequence MKPRLFFGLAAVMIFFVCASPLTFGSNITLREAVELAYAQNAQYQLSLWEHQLTAKEQQLADKTPTVKFASTPLKLNNGDLSPAEGTVTLTVPLGDRAAVTGIVDVYAEKFDFDVNSRVGLSLDYDFFAPDPIELLTDRDSLTVLANNLILETVETVLSLDRELNQLALEEMRLDYLQEAYQAAVVRDQTLQAQQLKQQLYECETKISNLRMSVKQQNQKLNNLLATTDIDYLPVIKLKAYELQYNQQLLLDLALTHSDQRSQAIAALLNAENELKAAESSGGWKINGSANLWWDVDFKKAPSWSVAVTANKELYPPSLQLEKSRLNLAKAQLRLAEVEQSIANQVAQLVQKLELLEAQRVELEQDLLAAEEELATTRRHYEAGLAAQLQLKEQQLEISRLTINLVHNQYDQFIAIMQLMNQCGFSLDPLLSEIETEEG, from the coding sequence ATGAAGCCTAGACTATTTTTTGGATTAGCAGCAGTGATGATATTTTTTGTCTGCGCTTCTCCTCTCACCTTTGGTTCAAACATTACCCTGCGGGAGGCTGTCGAGCTGGCTTATGCTCAAAATGCGCAATACCAGCTATCGCTGTGGGAGCATCAGCTTACTGCCAAAGAGCAGCAGTTAGCTGATAAGACTCCCACAGTCAAATTTGCCAGTACTCCCTTAAAACTAAATAATGGAGATTTGAGCCCGGCGGAAGGAACCGTGACCCTCACTGTTCCCCTTGGTGATCGGGCAGCAGTTACTGGAATAGTCGATGTCTATGCAGAAAAATTTGATTTTGATGTTAATTCACGAGTAGGACTCTCTCTGGATTACGATTTTTTCGCGCCTGATCCCATCGAATTATTAACTGACCGGGACTCTTTGACAGTCCTTGCCAACAACCTAATTCTGGAGACTGTTGAGACCGTATTATCGCTGGACCGGGAATTAAATCAGCTGGCTTTAGAGGAAATGCGTCTGGATTATCTGCAGGAAGCCTACCAGGCTGCAGTAGTTCGGGATCAGACTCTGCAGGCTCAGCAGCTTAAGCAGCAGCTGTACGAATGTGAAACCAAAATTTCCAACCTGAGAATGAGCGTAAAACAGCAGAATCAAAAATTGAACAATCTCTTAGCCACTACCGATATCGATTATCTGCCTGTAATCAAACTCAAGGCATACGAACTTCAGTATAACCAGCAGCTGCTGCTTGACCTAGCACTCACCCACAGCGATCAGCGCAGTCAAGCAATCGCAGCACTATTGAATGCGGAAAATGAATTAAAAGCCGCTGAATCCTCTGGGGGATGGAAGATCAACGGCAGCGCCAATCTGTGGTGGGATGTGGATTTTAAGAAAGCCCCTTCTTGGTCGGTCGCTGTGACCGCAAATAAGGAGCTCTATCCTCCTTCCCTGCAGCTGGAAAAAAGCAGGCTGAATCTGGCTAAAGCTCAGCTTCGTTTAGCTGAAGTTGAGCAGAGTATCGCCAATCAAGTTGCTCAGCTTGTTCAGAAGCTGGAACTGTTGGAAGCTCAGCGGGTTGAACTTGAGCAGGATTTACTCGCGGCTGAAGAAGAATTAGCAACCACCCGCCGCCATTACGAAGCGGGACTAGCCGCACAACTGCAGCTAAAAGAGCAGCAACTGGAAATCTCTCGGCTAACGATCAATCTAGTTCACAACCAGTACGATCAGTTTATTGCTATCATGCAGTTAATGAATCAGTGCGGATTCAGCCTAGATCCACTACTTTCAGAAATAGAAACCGAGGAGGGTTAG
- a CDS encoding FtsX-like permease family protein has product MGFLGHLQWSLRHCRKRLFESILIVLAIGLGIAVIVSILTMIINVRAQIDVSGSSEWMRTFRIYSAANFSSYSGNEPVLQIVQPKPSEPLQLPLSELQNLQDSLPDGMHVFWEQNYAFPTKLLPKTVDETEAPIGQYEQLVPSSTGIAVSRGVSMEVEVSETETESFDAEDIQEVGEQSMMIGKDFGGLSLYDQYETIYVTGTSLGYFPFKQFEIAKGSLFVEDDILNGNRVIVLSAKLAERLFGDADPIGKTVPIEAFGGMEQVEFTVIGVLAPPDEEQELQMFESDLYTGYAPFTAMPYVNRSGPDQEVVLDGFVIGVDVGVDLAWASEIIQAEIKQRYGDLAVIDSYHHDMQSLGGANYGIYIIIALFASIGLVIAVINILNLMLARVLRRVKSIGLSIALGSSKQGVFSQFLLEAVVLGFLGAGLGIGLSFGLMKLLTRLIYLEFTLGAASIAAAFGLGLLVSLLFGVYPAYQAAQTNPVDALRND; this is encoded by the coding sequence ATGGGTTTTCTTGGCCACCTGCAGTGGTCACTGCGCCACTGCCGCAAGCGCTTATTTGAATCAATTCTCATTGTTTTGGCGATCGGCCTGGGAATTGCTGTAATAGTTTCAATTCTGACCATGATCATTAATGTCAGAGCTCAGATCGATGTCTCCGGAAGCAGTGAATGGATGCGGACGTTCAGAATATACAGCGCCGCTAACTTTTCCTCATACTCCGGCAATGAACCAGTACTGCAGATTGTGCAGCCCAAGCCATCCGAACCGCTGCAGCTGCCGTTAAGTGAGCTGCAGAACCTGCAGGACTCTCTGCCGGATGGTATGCATGTATTCTGGGAGCAAAATTATGCCTTCCCGACAAAACTGCTGCCCAAAACAGTTGATGAAACAGAAGCTCCTATAGGTCAATACGAACAACTAGTTCCAAGCTCGACGGGGATAGCAGTTTCTCGTGGAGTTTCTATGGAAGTCGAAGTCAGTGAAACAGAAACCGAAAGCTTTGATGCTGAAGATATCCAGGAAGTTGGAGAACAGTCGATGATGATTGGCAAAGATTTTGGTGGTCTCTCTCTATATGATCAGTATGAGACTATTTATGTCACTGGTACATCCTTAGGCTATTTTCCGTTTAAACAGTTTGAAATCGCCAAGGGCAGCTTGTTTGTCGAAGACGATATTCTTAACGGCAATCGAGTCATCGTTCTCAGTGCCAAATTGGCAGAGCGGTTGTTTGGGGATGCCGATCCGATTGGAAAAACGGTTCCGATCGAAGCATTTGGAGGCATGGAGCAGGTAGAGTTTACCGTGATCGGGGTGCTTGCTCCCCCGGATGAGGAGCAGGAACTGCAGATGTTTGAATCTGATCTCTACACCGGTTATGCGCCGTTTACTGCTATGCCCTACGTTAATAGGAGCGGTCCTGATCAGGAGGTAGTTCTTGATGGATTTGTCATTGGAGTAGATGTTGGAGTAGATCTAGCTTGGGCATCAGAGATTATTCAAGCTGAAATCAAACAGCGCTACGGTGATTTAGCTGTAATTGACAGCTATCACCATGACATGCAATCTCTAGGTGGTGCAAACTACGGCATCTATATCATTATCGCTCTCTTTGCTTCAATCGGTCTCGTTATAGCAGTAATCAATATCCTCAACTTAATGCTTGCCCGGGTGCTGAGGAGAGTAAAATCAATCGGATTGTCAATAGCATTGGGCTCAAGCAAACAGGGTGTGTTCAGCCAATTCCTTCTAGAAGCAGTTGTACTGGGTTTTCTAGGAGCAGGTTTAGGAATCGGCCTTTCATTCGGATTGATGAAACTGTTAACCAGACTGATTTATCTTGAGTTTACCTTGGGCGCTGCCAGCATTGCTGCAGCATTCGGATTAGGGCTGCTGGTAAGTCTGTTATTTGGAGTATACCCTGCTTATCAGGCAGCGCAGACTAATCCGGTGGATGCCCTCAGAAATGACTGA
- a CDS encoding ABC transporter permease, with protein sequence MESLVFTMRLIRKRPLRSLLTILQIALGVWIVAAILTMNFQAQDRIEATMDKFGENMMQIYLQREIPMGEHYAYEGGAIYREDLERLKQESENIEAVFTLDNVWYIRLQAHGLEYQLRGLTETSADAISALNLKIVEGYAFTKQDEDQGNRVALISTEISNQLFPNESPIGKTVSIGSEFDQEYLTFEIIGVFEPLDPLMQIFIQETTMIIPQGSRYRSAEWDDYTPPIYGNIFIKSYPGKSAEAVMDAQLILGYDDFTVEAHYLSDMGRAFSSSINYMSMILGAFAFVAIVISSLGILSIMLVNVVERTREIGLRKALGASKVSIILQVLHESVIFSLLGALLGIIGAAVSSRYIVDGLLKDYFFDFMGNLGHFHPMSAVYTCLMAVGLGVVFGLYPAVQAARMPVVDALRDA encoded by the coding sequence ATGGAATCATTAGTATTTACAATGCGGCTTATCAGAAAAAGACCACTCCGGTCACTGCTGACCATTCTCCAAATCGCGTTGGGAGTTTGGATTGTCGCTGCGATCTTGACAATGAATTTCCAAGCTCAAGATCGGATCGAGGCAACCATGGATAAATTTGGCGAGAATATGATGCAGATTTATCTGCAGAGAGAAATCCCTATGGGCGAGCACTACGCATATGAGGGCGGTGCAATCTATCGCGAAGACTTAGAGCGCCTCAAGCAGGAAAGCGAGAATATTGAAGCGGTTTTCACCTTGGATAATGTCTGGTACATCCGCCTGCAGGCTCATGGACTTGAATACCAGTTAAGAGGACTTACTGAAACCAGCGCAGACGCGATTTCAGCTTTGAACCTAAAAATTGTAGAGGGATATGCCTTTACCAAGCAGGATGAAGACCAGGGCAATCGCGTAGCTCTAATCTCCACCGAGATCAGCAATCAGCTGTTTCCCAATGAATCACCTATCGGAAAAACGGTCAGTATAGGTTCTGAGTTTGATCAGGAGTATTTGACTTTTGAAATCATTGGAGTATTCGAGCCGTTGGATCCGCTTATGCAAATATTTATCCAGGAAACGACCATGATCATCCCCCAAGGCAGCCGCTACAGAAGCGCCGAATGGGATGATTATACTCCTCCGATTTACGGCAACATATTCATCAAATCCTATCCCGGCAAAAGCGCTGAAGCAGTTATGGATGCCCAGTTAATTCTTGGCTACGATGATTTTACTGTCGAGGCCCACTATCTGAGCGATATGGGCAGAGCGTTTTCCAGCTCAATTAATTATATGTCCATGATTCTTGGTGCTTTTGCTTTCGTCGCCATTGTAATCAGTTCGCTGGGAATCTTAAGCATTATGCTGGTTAATGTGGTGGAGCGGACCCGGGAGATTGGTCTTCGCAAAGCACTGGGGGCTTCAAAGGTGTCGATTATACTGCAGGTTCTCCATGAATCTGTAATCTTTTCACTGTTAGGAGCACTGCTAGGTATAATCGGCGCTGCAGTTTCCAGCCGTTACATTGTTGATGGGCTTCTCAAGGATTACTTTTTTGACTTCATGGGTAATCTCGGGCACTTTCACCCGATGTCAGCAGTCTATACCTGCTTGATGGCAGTAGGATTAGGTGTTGTCTTCGGGCTGTACCCCGCGGTTCAAGCTGCACGAATGCCGGTAGTCGATGCCCTTCGGGATGCCTAG
- a CDS encoding dockerin, which yields MRKAALISLCIVLLLAGYASGSELGFADPNLTAVVEAELRALGREVSVESLKTIVELKADNHGISNLAGIEQLINLRSLDISFNPVRDLTPLQALTQLTSLNLRETLVTDLSPVVDLGNLEYLNIHSIPAVSIEPISALTKLETLIMRNVYIGEDTSFLKNLTNLKRLNLRSTGLTDTLVLADLMRQGALQNQHHLGIRAELDIRDNPLQSTVLRDDYEPIRPYWVNIFAREPVVLPDVGEQNVLINEFMAANSSTLKSRSQEYYDWIELYNPQPDDVDLTGYYLSDSLSNPLKWRFPANAVIPAGGYILVYASGLDQTSFGEIHTNFKLGSEGEPLLLSDPEGRLQDYIPPKPHMQDISYGRSPDGSDSLVFFQAATPGKPNSTDKAFAEKLQPPKFSHVRGFYPESFYLELSSADPDVIIYYTLDGSVPTPDSSVYQEPILIGPGNTTTELLSLIKTFGPFNLNRIEQDYTGQKQTKAFLPWTPQDVYQGIVVRAAAYKDGVLASDVETHTYFVDEDIYNRYSLPIISIATDPGNFFDHNYGIYVAGAFYFNFRPGRPWHNPGNYTQRGIMWERPVHVEFFEPGGMVGFTMNMGARTHGGITRAWPQKSLKLYARSSYQPPGIVEYPIFPGLTTTGTGEPLTEFKRILLRNAGNHWSIDLFADALMHELIAHTKVDVMAYRPAVVFINGEYWGIHNIRERLDQHYLAAHYNLDPENVVITTHYDELDYGNPGDERDLHEITAYVQRNNMASAQNYQYITTKIDIDQFIDYQVAQIFYSNTDWPGKNTAAWRYKTDQYDPDAPYGQDGRWRWMMFDTDFGFGYVHGTGGDFNSMEHATGSRGPLLRGLLENPNFRIQFINTFADHLNSSFTLDRIITMIDQFEAVLEPEIAEHIARWGNPGRSVEEWKQNVNKMRIWAQNRHKYIWTMLTDFFKLPGTATVTLNSDLDAGYIQINTLDLVPETPGITNPESWQGTYLRSVPIKVTAHPKPGYEFVGWEGSRTSTETQLEIMLTSDLELTAVFRKL from the coding sequence ATGAGAAAAGCGGCACTAATAAGTCTTTGCATCGTTCTGCTGCTGGCAGGATATGCTTCCGGCAGCGAGCTTGGATTTGCGGATCCGAATCTAACAGCAGTTGTTGAAGCAGAGTTGAGAGCGCTGGGCAGAGAAGTCTCAGTGGAATCATTGAAGACTATAGTCGAACTAAAGGCTGACAACCACGGCATATCTAATCTAGCAGGTATTGAACAGTTAATCAATCTGCGGTCATTGGATATAAGCTTTAATCCAGTACGGGATTTAACACCGCTGCAGGCATTAACGCAGCTAACAAGCCTAAATCTCAGAGAAACCTTGGTGACCGATCTGTCTCCAGTTGTTGATTTAGGAAATTTAGAGTATCTCAATATTCACTCCATACCGGCTGTATCGATTGAACCTATTTCCGCTTTAACTAAGCTGGAAACGCTAATTATGCGTAATGTATATATTGGTGAAGATACTAGCTTTCTTAAAAATCTAACCAATTTGAAGAGATTAAATCTGCGCAGCACCGGTTTGACCGATACTCTGGTTTTGGCAGACTTGATGCGCCAGGGAGCGCTTCAGAATCAGCATCACCTTGGTATCAGGGCTGAGTTGGACATTAGAGATAATCCGCTCCAGTCCACGGTTCTGCGTGATGATTATGAGCCGATTCGCCCCTATTGGGTGAACATCTTTGCCCGTGAGCCAGTTGTGCTTCCGGATGTTGGTGAACAGAACGTTCTCATCAATGAGTTCATGGCTGCAAACAGTTCAACCCTAAAAAGCCGCTCGCAGGAGTATTACGACTGGATTGAACTGTACAACCCTCAGCCTGATGATGTTGATTTGACTGGATACTATTTGTCAGATAGTCTATCGAATCCTCTGAAATGGCGGTTTCCGGCGAACGCGGTCATTCCGGCGGGAGGCTATATCTTGGTATACGCATCCGGTCTGGACCAGACCAGTTTTGGCGAGATTCATACAAACTTTAAGCTGGGCAGCGAAGGAGAACCGCTGCTGCTTTCAGATCCGGAAGGCAGACTGCAGGACTATATTCCGCCCAAGCCACATATGCAGGATATCTCCTATGGACGCAGTCCTGACGGAAGTGACAGCTTGGTGTTTTTCCAAGCAGCTACACCCGGAAAACCCAACAGCACTGACAAAGCCTTTGCTGAAAAACTGCAGCCGCCGAAGTTTTCGCATGTGCGGGGATTTTATCCAGAATCGTTTTATCTAGAGCTGAGCAGCGCTGATCCGGATGTTATTATTTATTATACCTTGGACGGTTCAGTGCCGACTCCTGACTCATCAGTCTACCAGGAACCGATTCTGATCGGACCGGGGAATACAACGACAGAGCTGCTGTCTCTTATAAAAACGTTCGGTCCATTTAATTTGAACCGGATAGAACAGGATTATACAGGGCAAAAGCAGACCAAAGCGTTTCTGCCTTGGACTCCGCAGGATGTATATCAAGGGATCGTGGTAAGGGCCGCAGCCTATAAAGATGGAGTGCTGGCAAGTGATGTAGAAACACATACATATTTTGTTGATGAAGATATTTACAACCGCTATTCACTGCCGATTATTTCGATTGCGACTGATCCGGGCAACTTCTTTGACCATAACTATGGAATTTATGTCGCTGGTGCCTTCTATTTTAACTTCCGTCCGGGCAGACCATGGCACAATCCCGGTAATTATACCCAGCGGGGGATAATGTGGGAACGTCCGGTTCATGTCGAGTTCTTTGAACCCGGCGGTATGGTTGGATTCACTATGAATATGGGAGCAAGAACTCATGGAGGCATTACCAGAGCTTGGCCGCAAAAGTCGCTGAAACTGTATGCCCGCTCATCATATCAACCACCGGGCATAGTGGAGTATCCGATCTTTCCTGGGTTAACAACAACCGGAACCGGAGAGCCGCTCACTGAGTTTAAGCGGATCTTACTGCGCAATGCCGGCAACCATTGGTCGATAGATTTATTTGCCGATGCGCTGATGCATGAGTTAATTGCTCACACTAAAGTCGATGTGATGGCATATCGACCAGCGGTAGTGTTTATTAACGGAGAATACTGGGGTATCCACAATATTCGCGAGCGTTTGGATCAGCATTATCTCGCAGCTCATTACAATCTTGATCCGGAAAACGTGGTCATCACCACCCACTATGATGAGCTCGACTACGGTAATCCGGGGGATGAGCGGGATCTCCATGAGATAACAGCTTATGTGCAGCGCAACAACATGGCGTCAGCCCAAAACTATCAGTATATAACAACCAAAATCGATATTGATCAGTTTATCGACTATCAAGTAGCGCAGATTTTCTACAGCAATACAGACTGGCCTGGTAAAAACACAGCCGCTTGGAGATATAAAACAGATCAGTATGATCCCGATGCGCCTTACGGTCAGGACGGCAGATGGCGCTGGATGATGTTTGATACCGACTTTGGATTCGGCTATGTCCATGGCACCGGCGGTGATTTCAACTCTATGGAGCATGCCACTGGAAGCCGCGGTCCGCTGCTGAGGGGACTGCTTGAGAATCCTAACTTTAGGATCCAGTTTATCAATACCTTTGCGGATCATCTCAATTCGTCATTTACACTGGATCGGATTATCACGATGATCGATCAATTTGAAGCAGTACTGGAGCCAGAAATAGCGGAGCATATTGCAAGGTGGGGCAATCCGGGCCGATCGGTTGAAGAATGGAAGCAGAACGTAAATAAGATGCGGATTTGGGCACAAAACCGCCATAAATACATTTGGACAATGCTTACCGATTTCTTTAAACTACCTGGAACAGCCACAGTGACTTTAAACAGCGATCTTGATGCTGGATATATCCAAATCAACACGCTTGATCTTGTGCCGGAAACTCCGGGCATCACTAATCCTGAATCGTGGCAGGGGACATACTTGCGCAGCGTTCCGATTAAGGTGACAGCCCACCCGAAACCGGGCTATGAGTTTGTAGGATGGGAAGGCTCTCGCACCAGTACAGAAACTCAGCTGGAAATCATGCTTACTTCAGACCTCGAGTTAACAGCTGTATTCAGAAAGCTGTAA
- a CDS encoding cyclase family protein → MKVYDVSMAVHPGMQVWKNRDAKRPVFTIERDFNPDGSGGRETRVAMDMHTGTHIDAPLHFIKDGITIEQVSLSSLVRPVKVLDLTGVAKQITKADLIGFDIEADDFLLLKTRNSNTEDFDFEFVFVDRTGAEYLVSKQIAGVGIDSLGIERDQEDHATHKQLLSSGIIIIEGLRLKEVPDGEYFMVAAPLKLQNVEAAPARVLLFDQNL, encoded by the coding sequence GTGAAGGTTTATGATGTTTCAATGGCTGTTCACCCGGGGATGCAGGTGTGGAAGAACAGGGACGCCAAACGGCCGGTTTTTACAATCGAAAGAGATTTTAACCCCGATGGGAGCGGCGGCAGAGAAACACGGGTTGCAATGGATATGCACACTGGTACCCATATTGATGCGCCTCTGCATTTTATTAAAGATGGAATCACTATCGAACAGGTTTCTTTGAGCAGTTTAGTGCGGCCGGTAAAGGTTCTAGACTTGACCGGAGTGGCTAAACAGATTACCAAAGCCGATTTAATTGGCTTTGACATCGAGGCTGATGATTTTTTGTTATTGAAGACTCGAAATTCCAATACTGAGGACTTTGATTTTGAATTTGTCTTTGTAGACCGCACCGGAGCAGAGTATTTAGTTTCCAAACAAATCGCTGGTGTGGGTATTGATTCGTTGGGAATCGAAAGGGATCAGGAGGATCATGCTACCCATAAACAGCTGCTGAGCAGTGGAATTATTATTATAGAAGGACTGCGCCTAAAAGAGGTCCCTGACGGTGAGTATTTCATGGTAGCAGCACCGCTTAAGCTTCAGAATGTAGAAGCTGCGCCCGCTCGCGTTTTATTGTTTGATCAAAATCTATAA